The Lactuca sativa cultivar Salinas chromosome 2, Lsat_Salinas_v11, whole genome shotgun sequence genome includes a window with the following:
- the LOC111907161 gene encoding cactin has product MDSRRMIKREDSKRRQTRDDNSPSISDDSDSHDSSPRRRSSGRSKERSRSSKHSRRRDSDSDSDSDDHRSKKKKKGTGSSKKISEDEIAEYLTKKAQKKATKVAKKLRAQNVYGYANDSNPFGDSNLNEKFVWRKKIERDVIQGAPLDMFSVKAEKKKQKERMAEIEKVKKRREERAIEKAQHEEEMALLARERARAEFQDWEKKEEEFHFDQSKVRSGIRLREGRIKPIDILSKHVNPCDEFDVELEEPYMVFKGLTVKEMEELHEDIKMHLDLDRGTPTHIQYWEALLVVCEWELGEARKKDTLDRARVRGEQPPAELLAEERGLHSSIEADVKKLLDGKSFLALEALQSQIESQMRSGTAKVVEYWEAVLKRLHIYKAKACLKEIHNKMLRKHLEHLEKPSYGDTERDKTVSPKVEEESDHDSKGISVNSPRVSPEPTPHDKTMEEEKEEEEEEEEAGSFSPELLHGDENEEAIDPEEDRAILERKRVEVVEEQQKKFQEAMASRPPPSSEDNNLEMRAVKIMGAMDNGDEVFGNSDEVNVDSQVYWWHDKYRPRKPKYFNRVHTGYEWNKYNQTHYDHDNPPPKIVQGYKFNIFYPDLVDKIKAPIYTIEKDGDSAETCIIRFHAGPPYEDIAFRIVNKEWEYSHKKGFKCTFERGILHVYFNFKRYRYRR; this is encoded by the exons ATGGACAGTAGGAGGATGATTAAAAGAGAAGACTCCAAACGAAGACAAACCCGTGATGATAATTCCCCCTCCATCTCGGATGACTCCGACAGCCATGATTCTTCTCCCCGACGACGCTCTTCTGGGAGAAGTAAAGAACGAAGCCGCAGTAGTAAGCACAGCCGGCGTCGGGATTCGGATTCTGATTCCGATTCCGATGACCACAGGAgtaagaagaaaaagaaggggaCAGGGTCTTCGAAGAAGATTAGTGAAGATGAGATCGCTGAGTATCTAACCAAGAAAGCTCAGAAAAAG GCAACGAAAGTAGCAAAGAAGCTGAGAGCTCAGAATGTTTATGGTTATGCCAATGACTCCAATCCATTTGGTGATTCCAACCTCAATGAGAA GTTTGTATggagaaagaagattgagcgagaTGTTATTCAAGGAGCTCCTCTTGACATGTTCTCTGTTAAAGCTGAAAAGAAGAAACAGAAAGAAAGAATG GCCGAAATTGAAAAAGTTAAAAAGAGAAGGGAGGAAAGGGCCATTGAAAAAGCACAACATGAAGAGGAAATG GCCTTGTTAGCTAGAGAGCGTGCTCGAGCTGAATTCCAAGATTgggaaaagaaagaagaagag TTTCATTTTGATCAAAGCAAAGTTCGATCTGGAATACGGTTGCGTGAAGGGCGTATCAAGCCAATTGATATACTATCAAAACATGTTAATCCTTGTGATGAATTTGATGTGGAATTAGAGGAGCCATACATGGTGTTTAAG GGTTTGACAGTTAAGGAAATGGAAGAGCTTCATGAGGACATAAAAATGCATCTAGATTTGGACAGGGGAACACCAACTCATATACAATATTGGGag GCACTATTGGTGGTATGTGAGTGGGAATTAGGTGAGGCACGAAAAAAAGATACATTGGATCGAGCTAGAGTCAGAGGCGAACAACCACCTGCTGAACTACTTGCAGAGGAAAGAGGTTTGCACTCAAGCATAGAAGCTGATGTCAAGAAGCTTCTAGATGGAAAGTCATTTCTTGCCCTTGAAGCCCTTCAGTCACAAATCGAGTCACAAATGCGTTCAGGCACTGCTAAAGTTGTCGAGTATTGGGAAGCCGTTCTTAAACGCCTTCACATCTACAAGGCCAAG GCTTGCTTAAAGGAAATTCACAATAAGATGTTGAGGAAGCATCTAGAACATCTTGAGAAACCATCTTACGGGGACACAGAAAGAGACAAAACCGTTTCACCCAAAGTGGAGGAAGAATCCGATCATGATTCCAAGGGTATTTCCGTCAATTCACCCCGTGTTTCTCCCGAACCAACACCACATGACAAGACAATGgaggaagaaaaagaagaagaagaagaagaagaagaagctggcTCGTTCTCACCGGAGCTATTACATGGTGATGAAAATGAAGAAGCAATTGATCCTGAAGAGGACAGGGCTATTTTG GAAAGGAAGCGTGTAGAAGTTGTTGAAGAACAACAGAAGAAATTTCAAGAAGCAATGGCTTCGAGGCCACCTCCTTCATCTGAGGATAATAATTTGGAAATGAGAGCTGTGAAAATAATGGGAGCTATGGATAATGGTGATGAGGTGTTTGGAAACAGTGATGAAGTTAATGTTGATTCACag GTGTACTGGTGGCATGATAAATATAGGCCTAGAAAACCTAAGTATTTCAACAGAGTGCACACGGGTTACGAGTGGAATAAATACAATCAAACTCATTATGATCATGATAATCCACCTCCAAAGATTGTTCAAGGATAcaaatttaatatattttatcCGGATCTCGTGGATAAAATTAAAGCTCCGATTTATACAATTGAAAAAGATGGTGATAGTGCTGAAACATGCATCATTCGTTTCCACGCGGGCCCACCCTATGAAGATATC GCGTTTCGCATAGTGAACAAAGAATGGGAGTATTCACACAAGAAGGGATTTAAATGCACATTTGAACGTGGAATCTTGCATGTGTATTTCAATTTCAAACGTTATAGGTATCGTCGATGA